A segment of the Thermanaerothrix sp. genome:
TGAGCTGGAATACCAGGGCCCCCAGGATGGCGGGAATAGCCATGAGGAACGAGAATCGTCCTGCGTAGGACCGTTCGCAGCCCGCCATAAGCCCCCCCGCAATGGTGCTTCCTGAGCGGGATATGGCGGGGAAAATGGCAATGCCCTGCATGAGTCCCACGAAAAGGGCCCGGAGATATCCCATCTGGGCGGCATCTCTGATGGGGAGTCCTTTATGGTGATGTGCGGTATCCCGGGGCGCCGAATCGGAGGGCTGAGCAACCTCTGCCGCTTCTGGTTGCTGGGGCGTCCCTGTTTCCGCTGCGGTGTTCTGAGGGATAAACCGGCGTGAAAGTATTTCTCCCACTAACAGGAAGGTTGTGGTAAGAAGAAAACCCCATCCGAGCCAGGCGCCCGTGGAAAAGGCTGTTTCAATAGAATCTTTAAAGAGCAGGGCTATGACTACCGTGGGAAGGGTGGCCACTATGACGAGGTACGTGGTTTTCTGGAAAGGTCTCTGAATAAGGGGCCAGATATCATCCCAGAGGGCAACAAAAACGGCCAGAAGGGTTCCACAATGGAGCAGGGTATCAAACAAGAGGGGCACATCCTTTAACCCAAAAAGCTTTTGAAAAAGCACCAGGTGCCCCGAACTGCTTACGGGGAGGAATTCGGTAAGCCCCTGCACAACCCCTAAAAAC
Coding sequences within it:
- a CDS encoding undecaprenyl-diphosphate phosphatase translates to MSILEALFLGVVQGLTEFLPVSSSGHLVLFQKLFGLKDVPLLFDTLLHCGTLLAVFVALWDDIWPLIQRPFQKTTYLVIVATLPTVVIALLFKDSIETAFSTGAWLGWGFLLTTTFLLVGEILSRRFIPQNTAAETGTPQQPEAAEVAQPSDSAPRDTAHHHKGLPIRDAAQMGYLRALFVGLMQGIAIFPAISRSGSTIAGGLMAGCERSYAGRFSFLMAIPAILGALVFQLKDIMHEGPGMLGAVSIFALVVGTGAAAITGFLAIKLLLKILQKGRLWGFACYTGLLALLILLDQYLVHLVF